The DNA region TGAACATCTCCGGCATCAACCAGGCACTACGTCGAGGCGACACCGGCAAGCGGTGGTTCCCCGCGCCGATCCAGCGGGAGAACGGCACTGGCTGGCGTGCCGACGTGGAGTTGCCGCGCGGGGTGACGGCCTCGGCGGTGGTCGAGAAGCGGGAGGAGTTGGCCGCCGCGCTCACCCGCCCGCTCGGCTGTGTGTGGCCCGAGGCCAACGCCGAGGTACACCCCGGCCGCCTGGTCCTGTTCGTCGCCGACAAGGATCTGTCCCGGTCGAAGCAGAACCCTTGGCCGCTGCTCAAGTCGGGTGCGGTGGATCTGTTCAAGCCGTTCCCGTTCGGCACCGACCCACGCGGCCGGGCCGTCACGCTAACGCTGATGTTCGCGTCGATGATCGTGGGCAGCATCCCGCGTATGGGTAAGACGTTCTCCCTGCGTCTGGCCATGCTCGGCGCGGCACTCGACCCCCGCGCCTGGATCCTCGCCTTCGACTTGAAGGGCACCGGTGACCTGTCGCCGTTGGAGCCGATCAGCCACCGCTACCGCGCCGGTGACGAAGACGAAGACATCGCCTACGGCCTGGCTGCCATGCGCGAAATCCGCACCGAGCTACGCCGCCGGACGAAGGTGATTCGGGAACTGCCGCGTGACCTGTGCCCGGAAAACAAGGTCACCCCCGACCTGGCCAGCACCCGCAAGCTGGGCTTGCAGCCGATCGTGATCGGCGTTGACGAGTGTCAGGTGTGGTTCGAACACCCGAAGTACGGCGATGAGTTCGAGGAGATCTGCACGGACCTGATCAAGCGTGGCCCGGCCGCCGGGATCACGCTGATCCTGGCCACGCAGCGGCCGGACGCGAAGAGTCTGCCGACCGGCATCAGCGCCAATGCGGTGCTGCGGTTCTGCCTCAAGGTCATGGGTCACACCGAGAACGACATGGTGCTGGGCACGTCGATGCACAAGGCCGGTATCAAGGCGACCATGTTCTCTCGGCGGGATCGGGGTATCGGCTATCTCGCCGGTGAGGGTGATGACCCGACGATCACCCGGACGTTCTACATCGACGGGCCGACCGCCGAGCAGGTCATCCGCCGCGCCCGCACCCTACGGGAGCAGGCTGGCACCCTCACCGGCCACGCGGCCGGGCAGACCATGGACACCACCGCCGTGCGCCGGGACACGCTGCTGGACGACATCGCCGCCGTCATGTCCGACAGCGAGGCCAAGCTGTGGTCCGAGGTGGTCTGCGAACGGCTCGCCGGGCTGCGGCCGGAGGTGTACGCGGGTTTGACGCGGGAGCAACTGACCGCCGCGTTGAAGCCGTACGGCGTCACCACCGGACAGGTATGGGGCACCGACCCCGACACCGGCAAAGGAGCCAACCGGCGCGGTATCGACCGCGCGCACATCCTCACCGCGATCACCAAGCGTGATCGCGAGCAGGGTGGGCGGGCCGCCAGCTAGCCGCACCGATCGCCGCTAGGTCTAGCGGCCAGCCCCGCTAGACCTAGCGGCACCACTAGCGACCAATCCGAATCCTGATCAGCGCCCTAGTCCCTAGCGGCGTGACCTGTCTGCACCCTGAAACGGCCTTGGGAGGCGTTCTGTGGTCACCCTCGCCCTACTAGCTAGCCTCACCGCCACCGGTTACGCAGCGTGGCACCTGATCCTCTGCTACGCCGCGCCTATGCCACGCTGCCGCGCCTGCCACGGCACCGGCGAACGACGCGGACTCATCATCCGCGCCCCGCACGAATGCCACCGCTGCCACGGCACCGGCCGCCGGCCGCGCCTCGGCCGCCGGCTGATCGAGTACATCCGCACCGAGTACCGGGCAGGCCACCAGTGACCGGCCGCGACCAGCACACGCCATGGTGCGGCCGGGACCACCGATGCGGCCTCGGCGAACATCGCTCCGATGAAATCGTGGTCGACATCCCCGGTCGGGCGCGTGCCGTGCTCGTGCGCGTGCGGACCGCCGCCGGCCGCGACCACGCCGAAATCCGCATCCGGGTCGCCCTCGCCCCGACCGAACTGGCCGCCCGCCGTCAGTTGGTCGGACTGCTCGACGACGTGCGCCAGGCCGTGACCCGCGCCGCCATCGCGGCACGGCCCCGACCTCGGCGGGCCGCCTGATGGCCGGGCCGCGCCGCGACGGCGCTTCCCCACGTGATGCCCGGCTGTCCGGGTTGGAGGTCTGGCTCACCGGCACCCCCGCCGAGCTGGACGCCGCAGTAACCGCGCTCGCCGCCGCCGGACGACTCACCCAACGGGGCACCCGCCGCCCGCTCACCGGCACCGACGCCGGCCGGCACCGCCTCTACCTACGCCTGTCCATCGCCACCGCCGCTCGCCCGTCCGGCCGCACGCCGGCCACCGGCCGTGCGGCGCTGCTCGACCTCGACACCGCCCGCTGTAAGACCGCCTGATCAGGAGACACCACATGTCCGCCCTACTCGCTACCGCCCTCGCCCACGCCGAACGTGGATGGCACATCTTCCCGCTCCGCCCCAACGACAAGCGACCCGCGTTCCCCGACCACCCCACCGACCAATGCACCGGCCGTGACCCACGCTGCCGCGCCGGGCACGTCGGTTGGGAGGACCGGGCCACCACCGACCCGGACCGCATCCGCCGCGCCTGGTCGACCCGTCCCTACGGCATCGGCATCGCCTGTGGCCCGTCCGGGCTGGTCGTGGTCGATCTGGACGTACCCAAGAGCAACGCCGACATCCCACCGCCGGAATGGGCCGGTGTGTGCGATGGCCGCGACGTGTTCGCGATCCTCGCCGACCGGCACGGCACCCCCACCGGTTGGATTGCCGGGTTCGGCCCGGACGACACCGCGCCGACCGGCGTCGACCACACCTACACCGTGCTCACCGGCAGCGGCGGTACCCACCTGTACTA from Micromonospora sp. NBC_01739 includes:
- a CDS encoding cell division protein FtsK; the encoded protein is MTAPDDDRFDWHAAEADLNATGPDAEVVDLDAARSRRAGVDLGDDDTAEGGPMLVDSIDAQRRPRFTLAGFRDAQRRPILPGWLRSRTEFAGNLAWATGLAAHAAGYHLLRVPKYVGKLAWRAPVGVYRVTRGYVRWLFDLEGEPVRQSVVRAAIDRPEEARLYQTLARQRDRRVRWRGLTAVPTGAVLLVGVGLLVTAPAATVVATLAGVVVVFGVLGAPADRPLLDTAVVRSPVTPLTSDEVVRALAALNISGINQALRRGDTGKRWFPAPIQRENGTGWRADVELPRGVTASAVVEKREELAAALTRPLGCVWPEANAEVHPGRLVLFVADKDLSRSKQNPWPLLKSGAVDLFKPFPFGTDPRGRAVTLTLMFASMIVGSIPRMGKTFSLRLAMLGAALDPRAWILAFDLKGTGDLSPLEPISHRYRAGDEDEDIAYGLAAMREIRTELRRRTKVIRELPRDLCPENKVTPDLASTRKLGLQPIVIGVDECQVWFEHPKYGDEFEEICTDLIKRGPAAGITLILATQRPDAKSLPTGISANAVLRFCLKVMGHTENDMVLGTSMHKAGIKATMFSRRDRGIGYLAGEGDDPTITRTFYIDGPTAEQVIRRARTLREQAGTLTGHAAGQTMDTTAVRRDTLLDDIAAVMSDSEAKLWSEVVCERLAGLRPEVYAGLTREQLTAALKPYGVTTGQVWGTDPDTGKGANRRGIDRAHILTAITKRDREQGGRAAS